Proteins found in one Gemmatimonadota bacterium genomic segment:
- a CDS encoding thioredoxin family protein, producing MAFTLQLGESAPGFSLPATDGRTYSLDDFSTAETLVVFFTCNHCPYVTGSDEVTRVSAEKFASRGVRFVGINSNSEVTHPDDDFDQMVVRMNVHRFPWTYLRDLSQDTARAYGALRTPHFYVFDRDRSLVYTGRGVDSPRDADGITVNDLEAALDDVTAGRPVRTALTNPIGCNVKWENQDAHWMPPEACDLV from the coding sequence ATGGCCTTTACGCTGCAACTGGGCGAATCCGCGCCGGGGTTCTCGCTACCGGCGACGGACGGCAGGACCTACAGCCTGGACGATTTTTCGACCGCCGAGACGCTGGTGGTGTTCTTCACCTGCAACCACTGTCCCTACGTCACCGGTTCCGACGAAGTGACGCGCGTTTCCGCGGAGAAATTCGCGTCCCGAGGCGTCCGGTTCGTCGGGATCAACTCCAACAGCGAGGTTACCCATCCCGACGACGACTTCGATCAAATGGTCGTACGGATGAACGTCCATCGCTTCCCGTGGACCTACCTGCGCGACCTGTCCCAGGATACCGCGCGGGCGTACGGCGCCCTGCGGACCCCTCACTTCTACGTCTTCGACCGGGACCGCAGCCTGGTATACACCGGCCGCGGCGTCGACAGTCCCCGGGACGCGGACGGCATCACGGTGAACGACCTGGAAGCGGCCCTCGACGACGTGACGGCGGGACGTCCCGTGCGGACGGCGCTCACCAACCCCATCGGGTGCAACGTCAAGTGGGAGAACCAGGACGCGCACTGGATGCCGCCCGAGGCGTGCGACCTGGTGTGA
- a CDS encoding endonuclease MutS2 (MutS2; MutS-II; involved in blocking homologous and homeologous recombination; has ATPase activity stimulated by recombination intermediates; inhibits DNA strand exchange) — MKSGIPSHTLKVLEFDAVRTMCSERTVSVSGHRRAMSLEPGKDVVVIRNNLQTVTEMRGFLDRAETVPLRGIKDISSALEQAGVAGARMEPQALLDVADTLRVSRRMRAFGQRLHNRSTAPHVASLTAGLGDFQEIENSIGQAIDGDGNIRDHASPGLRRIRADQQTMRERARNWLQRFIQSEAGARALQEPVITMRDGRYVVPVRMDHRGQVQGVVHDQSASGATVFIEPIGVVEFNNRLRELIVAEGREIERILLSLTDQVHQQVEAITVSYGLLGQLDFFHAAAVLSIDLRAAPPRLNIDGRIVLRNARHPILQLSDQCETVVPLNLEVGESAQTLVITGPNMGGKTVALKSIGILTMMAQAGLHIPADDDTEIAVFDTIFADIGDEQSIEANLSTFSAHLVHIRTILDEAGDGTLVLLDELGAGTDPSAGSAMGMAILESLTLRGTVTAATTHFDTLKAFASRTEGVENGSMIFDVDTLTPSYQFRQGIPGASYALEIGSRLGMPGDVLERASRFMGTAEKRLDEVIMEVDRKHELLVAAQEQADRLRAELDGLKRNYEDQIASYRQKERDTIAAGREKMDRLLKDAQAAIDQAVAAVRREQAAAAAVEASRKTVGDQRAQLQHLLDSIDSGATSAEGDAGEAIADNAGAAAERAGDLTAESSVNSGAGPAREAISAGDEVWVASLGQAGSVIQDLGDRLRIRTGRMEITARRSEVRLHKPDPAPSRGKPAGRVEVRMDRPRAALTELDVRGFRAREAIDAVDRYIDQTTLDDLNEIRILHGKGTGALSSAIQEFLQQHPLVKSSHFAEQRDGGTGVTIVEMKD; from the coding sequence ATGAAATCCGGAATACCTTCCCACACGCTGAAAGTACTGGAATTCGACGCCGTCAGGACCATGTGTTCGGAGAGAACGGTCTCCGTGTCGGGCCACCGCCGGGCCATGTCCCTGGAACCGGGCAAAGACGTCGTCGTGATCCGGAACAACCTGCAGACCGTCACCGAGATGCGCGGATTCCTGGACCGGGCCGAAACGGTTCCCCTGCGAGGCATAAAGGACATCAGTTCGGCCCTGGAACAGGCCGGCGTGGCCGGTGCGAGGATGGAGCCCCAGGCCCTTCTCGACGTGGCCGACACCCTCCGGGTAAGCCGACGCATGCGGGCATTCGGCCAGAGATTGCATAATCGATCCACAGCCCCCCACGTCGCGTCGCTTACAGCCGGGCTGGGAGACTTCCAGGAGATCGAAAACTCGATCGGGCAGGCCATCGACGGCGACGGCAACATACGTGACCATGCAAGTCCCGGGTTGCGGCGAATCCGCGCGGACCAGCAGACCATGCGGGAGCGCGCGCGAAACTGGCTGCAGCGGTTCATCCAGTCGGAAGCCGGGGCCAGAGCGCTGCAGGAGCCGGTCATCACCATGCGGGACGGGCGGTACGTGGTCCCGGTACGCATGGACCACCGCGGCCAGGTGCAGGGCGTGGTCCACGACCAGTCGGCCAGCGGCGCCACGGTATTCATAGAACCCATCGGCGTCGTCGAATTCAACAACCGGCTGCGCGAACTGATCGTGGCGGAAGGCCGCGAGATCGAGCGCATCCTGCTGTCCCTGACCGACCAGGTACACCAGCAGGTGGAAGCCATAACCGTTTCGTACGGCCTGCTGGGCCAGCTCGACTTCTTTCACGCGGCGGCCGTGCTTTCCATCGACCTCCGGGCCGCGCCGCCTCGGTTGAATATCGACGGACGCATCGTCCTGCGCAACGCCCGGCACCCCATCCTTCAGCTGTCCGACCAGTGCGAAACCGTCGTCCCGCTGAACCTGGAGGTCGGGGAAAGCGCGCAGACGCTCGTGATCACCGGTCCCAACATGGGCGGCAAGACGGTCGCCCTGAAGTCGATCGGCATCCTGACCATGATGGCCCAGGCCGGACTGCACATACCGGCGGACGACGACACCGAAATCGCCGTGTTCGACACCATCTTCGCGGACATCGGGGACGAGCAGTCGATCGAGGCGAACCTGAGTACCTTCTCGGCCCACCTGGTGCATATCCGGACCATACTGGACGAGGCGGGCGATGGCACCCTGGTGCTCCTCGACGAGCTGGGCGCCGGCACGGATCCATCGGCGGGATCGGCCATGGGCATGGCCATCCTGGAATCGCTGACCTTGCGGGGGACCGTCACCGCGGCCACGACCCACTTCGATACGCTCAAGGCTTTCGCCTCCCGGACCGAGGGGGTGGAAAACGGTTCGATGATTTTCGACGTGGACACCCTGACGCCCTCCTACCAGTTCAGACAGGGCATCCCCGGCGCCAGCTACGCACTGGAAATCGGCAGCCGGCTCGGCATGCCCGGTGACGTGCTCGAGCGCGCCTCCCGGTTCATGGGCACCGCCGAAAAGCGCCTGGACGAAGTCATCATGGAAGTGGACCGGAAGCACGAACTGCTCGTCGCCGCGCAGGAGCAGGCAGACCGGCTGCGCGCCGAACTGGATGGACTGAAACGGAACTACGAGGACCAGATCGCTTCTTACCGGCAAAAGGAACGCGACACGATCGCTGCCGGCCGGGAGAAGATGGACCGGCTGCTGAAAGACGCCCAGGCCGCCATCGACCAGGCGGTGGCCGCGGTCCGCAGGGAACAGGCCGCGGCTGCTGCCGTCGAGGCATCTCGCAAGACCGTCGGGGACCAGCGCGCGCAGCTTCAGCACCTGCTCGACTCCATCGATTCCGGTGCCACTTCCGCTGAAGGAGACGCCGGGGAGGCCATCGCGGACAATGCGGGCGCCGCTGCGGAACGCGCCGGGGATCTCACTGCGGAATCCTCCGTGAACTCCGGTGCGGGACCCGCCCGGGAGGCCATTTCTGCGGGCGACGAGGTGTGGGTGGCGTCGCTTGGACAGGCGGGGAGCGTGATCCAAGACCTGGGAGACCGGCTGCGCATCCGGACCGGCAGGATGGAGATCACCGCCCGGCGGTCCGAGGTCCGTCTGCATAAACCCGACCCCGCGCCGTCACGGGGAAAACCGGCAGGCCGCGTGGAAGTACGGATGGACCGTCCACGCGCTGCCCTGACGGAACTGGACGTGCGGGGCTTCCGCGCCAGGGAGGCCATCGACGCCGTGGACCGCTACATCGACCAGACCACCCTTGATGACCTCAACGAAATCCGTATACTTCATGGTAAGGGTACCGGGGCCCTGAGCAGTGCGATCCAGGAGTTTCTGCAACAACACCCCCTGGTCAAATCTTCCCATTTCGCCGAACAGCGCGACGGGGGGACCGGGGTGACCATCGTGGAGATGAAGGACTGA
- a CDS encoding CvpA family protein, translating into MNWIDIAIGILVFFQAATGFRKGLARSLLDLAGVVAAVVISLTQFGLVSDFLSRLTGITTGWLHWFSLFACLVLSLALVNVVSGVAGRSLRGASKSLLDRAAGLLLGGARGCVIASLLLILYAFMPFSGTAKTQLDRSSLAPDAMSIIPAIIDTVMDGVAPDSPPVMEKLERYLLTGR; encoded by the coding sequence ATGAACTGGATTGATATCGCCATCGGGATACTCGTATTCTTCCAGGCGGCAACAGGCTTTCGCAAGGGATTGGCACGGAGCCTGCTCGACCTGGCGGGTGTTGTCGCGGCGGTGGTCATATCCCTGACCCAGTTCGGCCTGGTGTCCGATTTCCTCAGCCGCTTGACCGGCATTACCACCGGCTGGCTGCACTGGTTCAGCCTGTTCGCCTGCCTGGTCCTGTCGCTCGCGTTGGTCAACGTCGTGTCCGGCGTGGCCGGCCGGTCGCTACGGGGCGCTTCGAAGTCCCTGCTCGACCGCGCGGCCGGCTTGCTGCTCGGCGGCGCGCGCGGCTGCGTCATCGCGAGCCTGCTGTTGATCCTTTATGCATTCATGCCTTTCTCCGGTACGGCGAAGACCCAGCTCGATCGGTCGTCCCTGGCGCCGGACGCCATGTCCATCATACCGGCGATCATCGATACCGTCATGGACGGCGTCGCTCCCGATTCCCCGCCTGTCATGGAGAAATTGGAACGGTACCTGCTTACCGGACGGTGA
- a CDS encoding GatB/YqeY domain-containing protein: MALKERLTDDMKSALRNRETVRLGLVRMIRAQIKNREIAKGSELVDEEAVEVVTSLIKSRREALEFAVKGDRQDLVAQAEEELEILASYLPEQLSDEEIRSVVREAIEQSGAAGPGDLGRIMGAVMPRVKGRADGRLVNTIVRECLAGLATQDMQSMQTG, translated from the coding sequence ATGGCGCTTAAAGAGCGTTTGACGGATGACATGAAGTCGGCACTCAGGAACCGGGAGACCGTACGCCTCGGACTGGTCCGCATGATACGCGCGCAGATCAAGAACCGGGAGATCGCCAAGGGGAGCGAACTGGTGGACGAGGAAGCGGTCGAGGTGGTCACTTCCCTGATCAAGTCCCGGAGAGAAGCGCTGGAATTCGCCGTCAAGGGAGATCGGCAGGACCTGGTAGCACAGGCCGAAGAAGAGCTGGAGATCCTCGCGTCCTATCTTCCGGAACAGCTGTCCGATGAAGAAATCAGATCCGTGGTCCGGGAAGCCATCGAACAGTCCGGCGCCGCGGGACCGGGAGACCTGGGCAGGATCATGGGCGCGGTCATGCCCCGGGTAAAGGGCCGGGCGGACGGCAGGCTCGTCAACACCATCGTGCGGGAATGCCTGGCCGGCCTGGCCACGCAGGACATGCAGTCCATGCAGACCGGATGA
- the rpsU gene encoding 30S ribosomal protein S21, producing MPGIRVREGEPFEKALRRFTKTCEKVGIMSEIRKHQHFEKPSAKRKRKLNAAKRKNQKRLQQERY from the coding sequence ATGCCAGGTATTCGTGTCAGGGAAGGAGAACCGTTCGAAAAGGCCCTGCGTCGTTTTACCAAGACTTGCGAGAAAGTCGGCATCATGTCTGAAATACGCAAGCATCAGCATTTCGAAAAGCCAAGCGCGAAACGCAAGCGCAAGCTGAACGCGGCGAAGCGGAAGAATCAGAAGCGGCTCCAGCAGGAAAGATACTGA
- a CDS encoding histidine triad nucleotide-binding protein, whose translation MSECLFCRIVAGSLPTEFVYEDEHVVAFRDINPAAPVHILVVPRAHIETVADLGSDGTGVMSRLTAAANRIARETGVDAGGFRLIVNCGPDGGQTVFHLHMHLLGGRKMPELAA comes from the coding sequence ATGTCCGAGTGTCTGTTCTGCCGGATCGTCGCCGGATCGCTGCCCACCGAATTCGTCTACGAAGACGAGCACGTCGTGGCCTTCCGGGACATAAACCCCGCGGCCCCGGTGCATATCCTCGTCGTGCCGCGGGCGCATATCGAAACGGTCGCCGACCTGGGCAGCGACGGGACCGGAGTCATGAGCCGGCTCACGGCGGCGGCGAACCGGATCGCCCGGGAAACCGGCGTCGACGCCGGCGGATTCCGGCTGATCGTCAACTGCGGCCCGGACGGTGGCCAGACCGTTTTCCACCTCCACATGCACCTGCTCGGAGGACGCAAAATGCCCGAGCTGGCCGCTTGA